The following coding sequences are from one Arthrobacter crystallopoietes window:
- the atpE gene encoding ATP synthase F0 subunit C has product MEGNINLVGYGLSAIGGAIGVGLVFAAYINGVARQPEAQRVLQPIAFLGLALTEALAILGLVFAFVL; this is encoded by the coding sequence ATGGAAGGCAATATCAACCTCGTAGGTTACGGTCTCTCCGCAATCGGCGGTGCCATCGGTGTGGGCCTCGTTTTCGCCGCTTACATCAATGGTGTGGCACGTCAGCCGGAGGCACAGCGTGTGCTGCAGCCGATCGCCTTCTTGGGCCTGGCGCTGACTGAAGCTCTGGCCATCCTCGGTCTGGTTTTCGCGTTCGTTCTCTAG
- a CDS encoding F0F1 ATP synthase subunit B, with product MKQAVILAAEEGVNPLVPNIWEIAVTLLGFAVLMYIVTKFVVPAFEKTYAERAEAIEGGIAKAEAAQAEASAALDEYKQQLLDARTEANRIREDARAEGAQILAELKDKAAAEANRISEQAQVQIAAERQAAVTSLRSEVGVLATELAGKIVGESLNDDARSARVVDRFLADLEASAPASQNAGASN from the coding sequence ATGAAACAGGCAGTTATCCTCGCCGCCGAAGAGGGAGTCAACCCTCTAGTCCCTAATATCTGGGAAATCGCGGTAACACTGCTTGGCTTCGCCGTACTTATGTACATCGTCACGAAGTTCGTCGTTCCGGCGTTCGAGAAGACGTATGCAGAGCGCGCCGAAGCTATTGAAGGCGGCATTGCCAAGGCGGAGGCCGCTCAGGCCGAAGCCAGCGCCGCTTTGGATGAATACAAGCAGCAGCTGCTGGACGCACGCACCGAAGCCAACCGCATCCGTGAGGACGCGCGCGCAGAAGGTGCCCAGATCCTCGCAGAGCTGAAGGACAAGGCCGCAGCTGAAGCTAACCGCATCAGCGAGCAGGCGCAGGTGCAGATTGCAGCCGAGCGTCAGGCAGCCGTTACTTCGCTGCGCAGCGAAGTCGGCGTGTTGGCCACCGAACTGGCCGGCAAGATTGTCGGGGAATCCCTCAACGATGACGCGCGTTCCGCACGTGTTGTTGACCGTTTCCTGGCCGATCTTGAAGCTTCGGCTCCGGCATCCCAGAATGCAGGTGCTTCGAACTAA
- a CDS encoding L-threonylcarbamoyladenylate synthase codes for MTTTFNCTDDVERSEGLAAAQTAIASKQCIVMPTDTVYGIAADAFSPQAVATLLAAKGRGRTMPPPVLIPRPQTMDGLAVDIPEEARRLADEFWPGGLTLIFHAQPSLTWDLGDTKGTVALRMPDDRLALDLLAVTGPLAVSSANRTGQPASRTAAEAHVQLAESVEVYLEDGLRGVTEDSQSLPSTIVDCTSQPFRVVRYGAIPVDRLREIVPNLLGIGEEPAEQTPDPASETPGESSQL; via the coding sequence GTGACCACCACATTCAACTGCACGGACGACGTCGAACGCAGTGAGGGCCTTGCCGCCGCGCAGACGGCGATCGCGTCAAAACAGTGCATAGTCATGCCCACGGATACGGTCTACGGCATCGCCGCGGATGCTTTTTCGCCGCAGGCGGTTGCTACGCTGCTGGCTGCCAAGGGCCGGGGCCGCACCATGCCCCCTCCGGTCCTCATTCCCCGTCCGCAGACCATGGACGGGCTCGCGGTGGACATCCCCGAGGAGGCTCGACGCCTGGCGGACGAATTCTGGCCCGGCGGACTGACTCTGATCTTCCACGCACAGCCCTCGCTGACCTGGGATCTGGGTGACACAAAAGGCACCGTGGCGCTGCGGATGCCCGATGACCGCCTGGCGCTGGATCTGCTCGCTGTCACAGGACCGCTGGCCGTCTCGTCGGCGAACCGCACCGGACAGCCTGCCTCCCGGACCGCAGCCGAAGCCCACGTGCAGCTCGCCGAATCCGTGGAGGTTTACCTGGAAGATGGACTGCGCGGTGTTACCGAAGACAGCCAGTCCCTGCCGTCGACTATCGTCGACTGCACGTCACAGCCCTTCCGCGTGGTCCGTTACGGAGCCATACCGGTAGACAGGTTGCGCGAAATCGTGCCGAACCTCCTCGGCATTGGGGAGGAACCGGCCGAGCAGACGCCGGACCCCGCATCGGAGACGCCCGGGGAGAGCAGCCAACTATGA
- a CDS encoding AtpZ/AtpI family protein — MPAQNSRNSDSDGSNSGYQGGNTVLTYVVGGIIAWGLIGWGLDYLLNTRWLFIVGAVLGAGGGYYLARKHNLTRGAKRRHGDGQGNNI; from the coding sequence ATGCCTGCCCAGAATTCCCGCAATTCAGACTCCGATGGAAGCAACTCCGGCTACCAGGGCGGTAACACGGTCCTGACCTATGTAGTTGGCGGGATCATAGCCTGGGGTTTGATAGGCTGGGGGCTGGACTATCTGTTGAATACCCGGTGGCTGTTCATCGTCGGTGCCGTTCTAGGCGCTGGTGGTGGCTATTATCTGGCCCGAAAACACAACCTCACCCGCGGCGCTAAGCGCCGCCATGGGGACGGTCAAGGGAACAACATCTAA
- the prfA gene encoding peptide chain release factor 1 has product MFESVQGLLAEHAELQKRLSDPAVYADQGLARKLGRRSAQLNGIVEAYNRWSQLEGDLGAAREMAAEDPEFAAEIPGLEADLETAQARLRRLLIPRDPDDARNVIIEVKGGEGGDEAALFAGDLLRMYTRYAEQRGWKTEIISATESDLGGYKDVSMAIKGSSNDPAEGVWARMKFEGGVHRVQRVPVTESQGRIHTSAAGVLVLPEVDEPEEVDISQNDLKIDVYRSSGPGGQSVNTTDSAVRITHIPTGIVVAMQNEKSQLQNREAGMRVLRARLLAHQQEQIDAANSETRKSQIRTMDRSERIRTYNFPENRIADHRTGYKAYNLDAVMNGELEPVIQSAIEADEQARLEALGEDH; this is encoded by the coding sequence ATGTTTGAGTCCGTACAGGGATTGCTCGCAGAGCATGCAGAACTGCAGAAGCGGCTGAGCGATCCGGCCGTGTACGCGGATCAGGGACTGGCTCGCAAGCTGGGCCGCCGGTCGGCGCAGCTGAACGGAATCGTCGAGGCATACAACCGCTGGAGCCAGCTGGAGGGCGATCTGGGCGCGGCACGGGAAATGGCGGCCGAGGACCCCGAGTTTGCAGCCGAAATCCCCGGGCTTGAAGCTGATCTCGAGACAGCACAGGCAAGACTGCGCCGGTTGTTGATCCCGCGGGATCCGGACGACGCACGAAATGTCATCATCGAGGTCAAGGGCGGTGAAGGTGGCGACGAAGCCGCCTTGTTCGCCGGTGATCTGCTGCGCATGTACACCCGCTATGCGGAGCAGCGCGGGTGGAAGACCGAGATCATCTCCGCCACGGAGTCCGATCTGGGCGGATACAAGGACGTGTCCATGGCGATCAAGGGTTCGTCGAACGACCCGGCGGAAGGCGTCTGGGCCAGGATGAAGTTCGAAGGCGGCGTACACCGGGTCCAGCGCGTTCCGGTCACCGAGTCCCAGGGTCGTATCCACACCTCCGCCGCAGGCGTCCTGGTCCTGCCGGAGGTGGACGAGCCGGAAGAAGTCGACATCAGCCAGAACGACCTGAAGATCGATGTCTACCGCTCCTCCGGGCCGGGCGGGCAGTCGGTCAACACCACGGATTCCGCAGTCCGCATCACGCACATCCCCACCGGGATCGTGGTCGCAATGCAGAACGAAAAGTCCCAGCTGCAGAACCGTGAAGCAGGCATGCGCGTGCTGCGTGCCCGCCTGTTGGCGCACCAGCAGGAGCAGATCGACGCCGCCAACTCAGAGACTCGTAAGTCGCAGATCCGGACCATGGACCGCTCGGAACGCATCCGGACATACAATTTTCCGGAAAACCGCATCGCGGACCATCGCACCGGCTACAAGGCTTACAACCTGGATGCCGTCATGAACGGGGAACTCGAACCTGTCATCCAATCGGCCATCGAGGCGGACGAGCAGGCGCGGCTCGAGGCACTCGGCGAGGATCACTAG
- the rho gene encoding transcription termination factor Rho produces MTETTDLAAGVDTSSDSAAPKSAGLAGLKLAQLQALAGQLGITGGSRMRKSDLVAAISDHQRGSAVADRPAKKTTGRASAKEAAPAAEEPAVPAAAAADTADKAEAKDSGDLNKAAERVSRTRNRNRRATSDGNVTPEAAQAPATAETSTDGEVAAPKAADAQRADAQQADVQPAETKPESEGGREGRRSRGRNRREDQPEQQAEKPADKPEPSETPAEGAKEGQTERADRGERSDRNDRGDRNDRRERSRTRGRDTESAGSDNRDSRSDSRSDNRSDDGDDGGRGRNRRNRNRRDRDTDTSNRYRDRNERRRGRGQNPDVDDTEVTDDDVLLPVAGILDVLENYAFVRTSGYLPGPNDVYVSLAQVKKYNLRKGDAVVGAIRAPRDGENANQNSRQKFNALVRLTSVNGKPAEDNKDRVDFTKLVPLYPSERLRLETEPKKIGPRVIDLVAPIGKGQRGLIVSPPKAGKTLILQSIANAITINNPEVHLMMVLVDERPEEVTDMQRTVKGEVIASTFDRPADDHTTVAELAIERAKRLVEMGMDVVVLLDSMTRLGRAYNLAAPASGRILSGGVDSSALYPPKRFFGAARNIENGGSLTILATALVETGSKMDEVIFEEFKGTGNMELRLSRNLADKRIFPAVDVNASGTRREENLLSSEEVKIMWKLRRVLSGLDTQQALELLTNKIRDTQSNVEFLMQVQKTTLGAKSDNDK; encoded by the coding sequence GTGACTGAAACCACTGACCTGGCTGCAGGTGTGGATACATCATCAGACTCTGCTGCGCCGAAGAGCGCAGGACTTGCCGGACTTAAGCTTGCCCAGCTGCAGGCCTTGGCCGGCCAGCTTGGCATCACCGGCGGTTCCAGGATGCGCAAGAGCGACCTGGTGGCGGCCATTTCGGACCACCAGCGTGGTTCCGCAGTAGCTGACCGTCCTGCCAAGAAGACCACCGGCCGTGCAAGCGCCAAAGAAGCTGCTCCCGCAGCTGAAGAGCCCGCGGTCCCTGCAGCGGCTGCAGCCGATACTGCGGACAAAGCGGAGGCGAAAGACAGCGGTGATCTGAACAAGGCCGCAGAACGCGTAAGCCGGACCCGCAACCGCAACCGTCGCGCGACCAGCGACGGCAACGTGACGCCGGAAGCGGCGCAGGCGCCCGCTACAGCCGAAACATCAACGGACGGCGAAGTTGCCGCTCCCAAGGCTGCAGACGCCCAGCGCGCGGACGCACAGCAGGCCGATGTGCAGCCCGCTGAAACGAAGCCGGAATCCGAAGGCGGCCGCGAGGGTCGTCGTAGCCGCGGTCGTAACCGTCGTGAGGACCAGCCGGAGCAGCAGGCCGAGAAGCCCGCTGACAAGCCGGAGCCGTCCGAAACTCCTGCTGAGGGTGCGAAGGAAGGCCAGACCGAGCGCGCTGACCGCGGTGAGCGCAGCGACCGTAACGATCGTGGCGACCGTAATGACCGCCGTGAACGCAGCCGTACCCGCGGTCGCGACACCGAGTCCGCCGGCAGCGACAACCGGGACAGCCGCAGCGATAGCCGCAGTGACAACCGTAGCGACGACGGCGACGACGGCGGCCGCGGACGCAACCGCCGCAACCGTAACCGCCGCGACCGCGACACGGACACCAGCAACCGGTACCGCGACCGCAACGAGCGCCGCCGCGGACGCGGCCAGAACCCGGACGTGGACGATACCGAGGTTACCGACGATGACGTGCTGCTGCCCGTGGCCGGCATCCTCGACGTCCTCGAGAACTACGCGTTCGTGCGCACCTCCGGCTACCTGCCCGGTCCGAACGATGTCTACGTCTCGCTGGCTCAGGTCAAGAAGTACAACCTGCGCAAGGGCGACGCCGTTGTTGGTGCCATCCGCGCCCCGCGGGACGGCGAGAACGCCAACCAGAACAGCCGCCAGAAGTTCAACGCCCTGGTGCGCCTGACCTCCGTCAACGGCAAGCCTGCCGAAGATAACAAGGACCGGGTCGACTTCACCAAGCTGGTTCCGCTTTACCCCTCGGAGCGCCTGCGCCTCGAAACGGAACCGAAGAAGATCGGCCCCCGCGTTATCGACTTGGTCGCCCCGATCGGCAAGGGTCAGCGCGGTCTCATTGTGTCGCCGCCGAAGGCCGGTAAGACACTGATCCTGCAGTCGATTGCCAACGCCATCACCATCAACAATCCTGAGGTCCACCTCATGATGGTTCTGGTTGACGAGCGTCCCGAAGAAGTCACCGACATGCAGCGTACGGTCAAGGGCGAGGTCATTGCCTCCACCTTCGACCGTCCCGCCGACGACCACACGACCGTTGCCGAACTGGCCATCGAACGCGCCAAGCGCCTGGTGGAAATGGGAATGGACGTCGTCGTTCTGCTGGACTCGATGACCCGCCTGGGCCGTGCCTACAACCTGGCCGCTCCTGCTTCCGGTCGTATTCTCTCCGGTGGCGTGGATTCCTCCGCGCTGTACCCGCCGAAGCGCTTCTTCGGTGCTGCCCGCAACATTGAAAACGGCGGTTCGCTGACCATCCTGGCCACCGCGTTGGTTGAAACCGGTTCCAAGATGGACGAAGTTATTTTCGAAGAGTTCAAGGGCACGGGCAACATGGAACTTCGCCTGTCCCGCAATCTGGCGGACAAGCGGATCTTCCCTGCAGTGGACGTCAACGCTTCCGGCACCCGTCGCGAGGAAAACTTGCTCTCGTCGGAGGAAGTCAAGATCATGTGGAAGCTGCGCCGGGTTCTTTCCGGGCTCGATACGCAGCAGGCGCTTGAGCTCCTCACCAACAAGATCCGGGACACGCAGTCCAACGTCGAGTTCCTGATGCAGGTACAGAAGACGACGCTGGGCGCGAAGTCCGACAACGACAAGTAG
- the prmC gene encoding peptide chain release factor N(5)-glutamine methyltransferase: MTGETLAEALAEATQILERAGVPSPRVDAELLAAHLMAESLGRIRSLALTGALVPPEFGELVAERARRVPLQHITGKAYFRHLELQVGPGVFIPRPETETVAQHAIDRAAKIRRAKVVDLGTGSGAIAASIAQEVPEADVFAVELSDLAHAWAGRNLQPWGVTLVQEDLRTALAGHDGTFDVVVSNPPYIPAEAVPRDPEVAEYDPQIALYGGGADGLQLPAATASTAARLLKSGGYFIMEHAEVQAEAVSHLLHSAGCWDDVATVYDLTGRERATAAVRR; encoded by the coding sequence GTGACCGGAGAAACGCTTGCCGAGGCTCTCGCCGAGGCAACTCAGATATTGGAGCGGGCGGGCGTGCCCAGTCCACGCGTAGATGCCGAGCTTCTGGCGGCACACCTCATGGCGGAGTCCTTGGGCAGGATCAGATCGCTGGCGCTGACCGGTGCATTGGTCCCGCCGGAGTTCGGTGAGCTCGTGGCGGAACGGGCGCGCCGCGTCCCGCTCCAGCACATCACGGGTAAGGCGTACTTCCGCCACCTCGAACTGCAGGTCGGACCCGGAGTTTTTATCCCGCGGCCGGAGACGGAGACCGTTGCCCAGCACGCCATTGACCGCGCCGCGAAGATCAGGCGTGCGAAGGTCGTTGATCTTGGTACCGGGTCGGGCGCGATCGCGGCGTCCATTGCACAGGAAGTTCCCGAGGCGGATGTCTTCGCCGTGGAACTGAGTGATCTCGCCCATGCCTGGGCAGGACGCAACCTGCAGCCGTGGGGCGTGACCCTGGTCCAGGAAGACCTGCGAACCGCGCTTGCCGGACACGACGGAACCTTCGACGTCGTTGTTTCCAATCCTCCGTATATCCCCGCCGAAGCCGTGCCGCGGGACCCCGAAGTGGCCGAATATGACCCGCAGATTGCGCTGTACGGTGGCGGCGCCGACGGTCTCCAGTTGCCGGCGGCCACGGCCAGCACCGCTGCACGGCTGCTGAAATCCGGCGGTTACTTCATCATGGAACATGCGGAAGTCCAGGCCGAAGCTGTGTCGCACCTGCTGCACAGCGCCGGGTGCTGGGACGATGTTGCCACAGTCTACGATTTGACCGGACGCGAACGGGCCACGGCCGCCGTCCGGCGGTAG
- a CDS encoding F0F1 ATP synthase subunit delta, translating to MAGVSSESLKAAQQELEAKLPTAPLSLAEELFAILGLLDSNAGLRRSLTDPARNSEDKARLVAQLVGGKVSADARAVAEGLAASRWGSARDIGDALETLAATTAIAVAESKGAGVDGLEGLENDLFNFIRLVEADHDLQRALVEPQASAEAKSALALKLVPNAGPEAQVLIRQAVTAPRGIKPTALVRRFVELVAQRQQRWIANVSVSRPLTQEQISRLQAGLNGLYGRELKINVNVDPSLVGGVRVQVGDEVVDSSVVTRLSELRRKLAV from the coding sequence ATGGCAGGTGTATCGAGCGAGTCACTGAAAGCGGCACAGCAGGAGCTGGAAGCAAAGCTTCCCACCGCTCCGCTGTCCCTGGCAGAGGAACTCTTTGCAATTCTGGGTCTGCTGGACAGCAATGCCGGACTGCGCCGGAGCCTCACGGACCCGGCACGCAACAGCGAGGACAAGGCACGGCTGGTCGCCCAGCTGGTCGGCGGCAAGGTCTCGGCTGACGCCAGGGCTGTAGCCGAAGGCCTCGCCGCATCCCGCTGGGGCTCTGCACGTGACATTGGTGATGCTCTGGAAACCCTCGCGGCTACCACTGCTATCGCTGTTGCGGAGAGCAAGGGCGCTGGAGTTGACGGACTCGAAGGTCTGGAGAACGACCTGTTCAATTTCATCCGGCTCGTCGAGGCAGATCATGATCTGCAGCGTGCGCTGGTTGAACCGCAGGCATCGGCCGAGGCTAAATCGGCTCTGGCTCTGAAGCTGGTCCCGAACGCCGGACCCGAAGCGCAGGTCTTGATCCGCCAGGCAGTTACTGCTCCGCGGGGAATCAAGCCGACAGCTCTGGTCCGGCGGTTTGTGGAACTGGTTGCCCAGCGCCAGCAGCGTTGGATCGCCAACGTCAGCGTTTCCCGTCCGCTGACCCAGGAGCAGATCTCACGTCTGCAGGCAGGGCTCAATGGGTTGTACGGCCGCGAGCTGAAGATCAATGTCAACGTTGACCCATCACTAGTTGGCGGAGTCCGCGTGCAGGTAGGCGACGAAGTGGTTGATTCCTCGGTCGTCACCCGCCTGTCCGAACTTCGTCGGAAGCTCGCGGTCTAG
- a CDS encoding MraY family glycosyltransferase, whose protein sequence is MTGLLSAAVALVLSLSLPLALKPLLLKLGVLDIPNERSSHTKVVVRGMGITVAVGVLGGLLTAVLTGAAADGVAIVGIVAGVCAAAALLGWLEDFRGVAISVRFLLQLAIGAASTAIIVVLTDTSWLWIPVGALAIAGYINVANFMDGVNGISGLHGLVVGLLFSVAGMMSSLDWLTVSGLVIAAAFAAFLPWNLSGSNFLGDVGSYLLGASLAVLGAAGFLSGVQPEYLLGPVTIYLADTMTTLLRRISAGERWYAAHRQHVYQRLTDVGLSHVQSALLVAVCSLLTGLCGLAAAASTMPGKASALLVCAAVVLFYLRSPRIFGRRAADAATG, encoded by the coding sequence GTGACCGGCTTGCTTTCAGCTGCTGTTGCCCTCGTCCTCAGCCTGTCGCTGCCGCTGGCCTTGAAACCACTGCTGCTCAAGCTGGGTGTGCTGGACATACCGAACGAGAGATCGTCGCATACAAAAGTAGTAGTCCGGGGTATGGGCATCACCGTGGCGGTCGGTGTCCTGGGCGGGCTGCTCACGGCAGTGCTGACCGGGGCCGCTGCCGATGGTGTGGCAATTGTCGGGATCGTGGCCGGCGTTTGTGCAGCCGCCGCTCTGCTGGGGTGGCTGGAGGACTTCCGCGGTGTGGCCATCTCCGTACGCTTTCTGCTGCAGTTGGCAATTGGTGCCGCCAGTACGGCCATTATCGTGGTCCTGACCGACACCTCCTGGTTGTGGATTCCGGTCGGCGCGCTGGCCATTGCCGGCTACATCAATGTTGCGAACTTCATGGACGGGGTCAACGGCATATCCGGCCTGCACGGATTGGTCGTGGGACTGTTGTTTTCAGTGGCCGGGATGATGTCGTCGCTTGACTGGTTGACGGTCTCGGGGCTCGTGATTGCCGCCGCGTTTGCTGCTTTTCTGCCCTGGAACCTTTCCGGCAGCAACTTTCTTGGCGACGTCGGCAGCTATCTGCTGGGTGCCTCGCTGGCCGTCCTAGGGGCTGCGGGTTTCCTCAGCGGAGTCCAGCCGGAGTATTTGCTTGGGCCGGTGACCATCTATCTTGCCGATACGATGACCACCTTGCTGCGCCGGATCAGTGCGGGGGAGCGGTGGTACGCGGCACACCGCCAGCACGTCTACCAACGGCTGACCGACGTTGGGCTCAGCCATGTGCAGTCGGCCCTGTTGGTAGCGGTTTGCTCGCTGCTGACCGGCTTGTGCGGACTCGCGGCTGCCGCCAGCACCATGCCAGGCAAGGCGTCAGCGCTGCTGGTTTGCGCCGCCGTCGTACTTTTTTACCTTCGCTCGCCACGCATCTTCGGCCGCCGCGCCGCCGATGCCGCGACCGGATAG
- a CDS encoding polysaccharide biosynthesis protein produces MSIGRGPASGKTASSDKVLWLWSQFLLDSFAWIVSIVLAVFLRYEMVLDPSKIPGIIVLCAIAIASQFAVGSAFALYKGRYSFGSFHEAKLLVIVTVAVSAITTVALLFFGISMGIARGTGIIAFPFACLFMAAIRYLKRMYVESKAKPGEEAARTLIYGAGFVGKSIVTRMCNDPQSPWLPVGLIDDDPAKKHLRIVSVPVLGRMEDLPEIVARTNATVLLIAIADIDAKQVRRISDAVAGLNIKVLVVPPLKDMLTGGSDFSFREVAIEDLIGRQPVDIHVDEIAHYVKGKRVLITGAGGSIGSELCRQINEFEPRELIMLDRDETGLQSTQISITGQGLLNGKDTVLADIRDAAALEEIFLDRKPEVVFHAAALKHVSLLEQYPEEAWKTNIMGTLNVLQAARLADVQTFVNISTDKAANPTTVLGHSKRVAEKITAWLAQQTGLKYVSVRFGNVLGSRGSVLPLFNEQIRNGGPVTVTDADATRFFMTIPEACQLVIQAGAIGRGGEVLILDMGEPVRILDVAQRMIAMSGKEIDIVFTGLRPGEKLHEELIGIGEDDSRPLHPKISHASIDALDPHQMSLEEWKNRQHLPLASNEPESAK; encoded by the coding sequence ATGAGCATTGGACGTGGCCCGGCCTCCGGCAAGACCGCCAGCAGTGACAAGGTCCTCTGGCTCTGGTCGCAGTTCCTGCTCGATTCATTCGCATGGATCGTTTCGATCGTCCTGGCCGTCTTCCTGCGGTACGAGATGGTGCTGGATCCCTCGAAAATCCCCGGCATCATTGTCCTCTGCGCCATAGCGATCGCCTCACAGTTCGCAGTAGGTTCAGCTTTCGCTCTGTATAAAGGCCGGTATAGTTTTGGCAGCTTCCACGAGGCGAAGCTGCTTGTGATTGTGACGGTGGCGGTTTCGGCCATCACCACGGTTGCCCTGCTGTTCTTTGGCATCTCCATGGGTATTGCCCGTGGCACCGGTATCATTGCTTTCCCCTTCGCCTGCCTTTTCATGGCGGCTATCCGTTACCTGAAGCGGATGTATGTGGAGAGCAAGGCCAAACCCGGTGAAGAAGCCGCCCGCACCCTGATCTACGGCGCCGGTTTTGTGGGAAAGTCCATTGTGACGCGCATGTGCAACGACCCGCAGTCGCCCTGGCTGCCTGTCGGCCTGATTGACGATGACCCGGCGAAGAAACACCTGCGGATTGTCAGCGTTCCGGTGCTTGGCCGGATGGAGGACCTGCCGGAAATCGTTGCCCGGACAAATGCCACGGTCCTGTTGATCGCCATAGCGGACATCGATGCCAAGCAAGTCCGCCGGATTTCCGACGCAGTCGCAGGCCTCAACATCAAGGTGCTGGTTGTCCCGCCGCTGAAGGACATGCTGACCGGCGGGTCCGACTTTTCCTTCCGCGAGGTGGCAATCGAGGATCTGATCGGACGGCAGCCCGTCGACATCCATGTTGATGAGATCGCCCATTATGTCAAGGGAAAGCGGGTGCTGATCACCGGGGCCGGCGGATCCATAGGATCGGAACTGTGCCGGCAGATCAACGAATTCGAGCCGCGTGAATTGATCATGTTGGACCGAGACGAAACCGGACTGCAATCCACCCAGATATCGATCACCGGCCAGGGCCTGCTCAACGGCAAAGACACGGTGCTGGCCGACATCCGCGACGCGGCTGCCCTGGAGGAGATCTTCTTGGATCGCAAGCCCGAGGTGGTGTTCCACGCAGCGGCGCTCAAACACGTTTCCCTGCTGGAGCAGTATCCCGAGGAAGCCTGGAAGACCAACATCATGGGCACGTTGAACGTTCTGCAGGCGGCCCGGCTGGCGGATGTCCAGACGTTCGTCAATATCTCTACTGATAAGGCAGCGAATCCGACGACGGTGCTTGGGCATTCCAAACGCGTAGCGGAGAAAATCACGGCGTGGCTCGCGCAGCAGACCGGATTGAAGTACGTCTCGGTCCGTTTCGGGAATGTCCTGGGTAGCCGCGGTTCGGTGCTGCCGCTGTTCAACGAGCAGATCCGCAACGGGGGACCGGTAACGGTGACCGATGCGGACGCAACCCGTTTCTTCATGACGATTCCGGAAGCATGCCAGCTTGTCATTCAGGCCGGAGCCATCGGACGCGGGGGAGAGGTCCTGATTCTGGACATGGGAGAACCGGTACGGATACTCGACGTCGCCCAGCGCATGATTGCGATGTCCGGCAAAGAGATTGATATCGTCTTCACCGGTCTGCGTCCAGGTGAAAAGCTGCACGAAGAACTGATCGGTATCGGTGAAGACGATTCGCGTCCGCTGCACCCGAAGATTTCGCATGCTTCCATTGACGCGCTGGACCCGCACCAGATGAGTCTTGAGGAGTGGAAAAACCGACAGCACTTGCCACTGGCCAGTAACGAGCCGGAGTCGGCGAAGTGA
- the atpB gene encoding F0F1 ATP synthase subunit A, with product MIALALPAAANEGGFVPPTLEDMHLPEILPWAAEYGTGFGKQMLLVLLSVALIAWFFLAASRRGQLVPGKLQHLGEMSYNFVRNSVGKDIIGERDYRPYVPLLFSLFFFILVNNLFGSIPLLQIPTPSHVGTAYALAGIVYITWIVLGLKKHGIGYFKLAVVPAGVPKAILPLIVIIEIISTFLVRPVTHSLRLFATMLAGHLIIMLAAAGSEFLIMDADFWFKPLGILTIAGGVGMYMFEILIQVLQAYVFVLLTAIYIQGSLAEEH from the coding sequence TTGATCGCGCTTGCGCTTCCGGCGGCCGCTAATGAAGGTGGCTTCGTTCCACCGACCCTCGAAGATATGCACCTTCCGGAGATTCTCCCTTGGGCTGCCGAGTACGGAACAGGTTTCGGCAAGCAGATGCTGCTGGTCCTGCTCTCTGTTGCACTGATTGCCTGGTTCTTCCTGGCCGCGTCACGCCGCGGTCAGCTGGTGCCAGGCAAGCTTCAGCACCTGGGCGAAATGAGCTACAACTTCGTCCGCAACTCCGTAGGTAAGGACATTATCGGTGAGCGGGACTACCGGCCGTATGTTCCGCTGCTGTTCTCCCTATTCTTCTTTATCCTGGTAAACAACCTTTTCGGTTCGATTCCGCTGCTTCAGATCCCGACGCCGTCGCATGTCGGCACGGCCTACGCCTTGGCCGGGATCGTCTACATCACCTGGATCGTCCTGGGTCTGAAGAAGCACGGCATCGGCTACTTCAAACTTGCTGTTGTGCCGGCAGGCGTCCCGAAGGCGATTCTGCCGCTGATCGTCATCATTGAGATCATCTCAACCTTCCTGGTTCGGCCCGTCACTCACAGCCTCCGTCTTTTCGCCACCATGCTGGCCGGACACTTGATCATCATGCTGGCGGCCGCGGGCTCCGAATTCCTGATCATGGATGCCGACTTCTGGTTCAAGCCACTTGGCATTCTCACGATTGCAGGCGGAGTCGGCATGTACATGTTCGAAATCTTGATCCAGGTCCTTCAGGCGTATGTCTTCGTCCTGCTGACAGCGATCTACATCCAAGGCTCCCTGGCCGAGGAACACTAA